In Callospermophilus lateralis isolate mCalLat2 chromosome 19, mCalLat2.hap1, whole genome shotgun sequence, the following are encoded in one genomic region:
- the Ocm2 gene encoding oncomodulin-2, whose product MSITDVLSADDIAAALQECQDPDTFEPQKFFQTSGLSKMSASQVKDVFRFIDNDQSGYLDEEELKFFLQKFESGARELTESETKSLMAAADNDGDGKIGADEFQEMVHS is encoded by the exons ATGAGCATCACAGATGTGCTTAGTGCTGATGACATCGCTGCTGCCCTGCAGGAATGCCAAG ACCCAGATACTTTTGAACCCCAAAAATTCTTCCAGACATCAGGCCTCTCCAAGATGTCAGCCAGTCAGGTGAAGGATGTTTTCCGATTCATAGACAATGATCAGAGTGGATATCTGGATGAAGAAGAGCTTAA GTTTTTCCTCCAGAAGTTTGAGAGTGGTGCTAGAGAACTGACCGAGTCAGAAACCAAGTCCTTGATGGCCGCTGCAGATAATGATGGAGATGGAAAAATTGGGGCTGATG AATTCCAGGAGATGGTGCATTCTTAA